In the genome of Raphanus sativus cultivar WK10039 chromosome 4, ASM80110v3, whole genome shotgun sequence, one region contains:
- the LOC130510438 gene encoding uncharacterized protein LOC130510438 — translation MCIYRIGRALPFSGLFRQLEKEAETVISVLQPGPLGIIKHKFTPQEIRQAKATVCRSVENWRRHSKLDHSNGVLNHFISNK, via the exons ATGTGTATCTACAGAATCGGTAGAGCCTTACCCTTCTCGGGTCTCTTCAG GCAGCTTGAGAAAGAAGCCGAAACTGTGATCAGTGTCCTGCAACCTGGCCCATTGGGAATCATAAAACACAAGTTCACACCTCAAGAGATTCGTCAGGCCAAAGCTACAGTGTGTAGATCAGTCGAGAATTGGAGAAGACATTCAAAGCTTGACCATTCTAATGGCGTTTTAAATCATTTCATCTCTAATAAGTGA
- the LOC130510437 gene encoding monothiol glutaredoxin-S6-like yields the protein MESIRSLVAEKPVVIFSKSSCCMSHSIQTLISGYGAKMTVYELDQLCNGQEVEKALVQMGCNPSVPAVFIGEQLIGGANQVMTLQVKNQLAALLRRAGAIWV from the coding sequence ATGGAAAGCATCAGAAGCTTAGTTGCAGAGAAACCAGTGGTGATATTCAGCAAAAGCAGTTGCTGCATGAGCCATTCAATCCAAACACTGATCTCAGGGTACGGAGCAAAGATGACGGTGTACGAGCTTGATCAGTTGTGTAACGGCCAGGAGGTGGAGAAAGCATTGGTACAGATGGGGTGTAATCCGAGTGTACCAGCTGTGTTCATAGGGGAACAGTTAATCGGTGGTGCTAACCAGGTGATGACACTCCAAGTCAAGAACCAACTAGCTGCATTGCTAAGAAGAGCCGGTGCCATTTGGGTTTAA
- the LOC130511788 gene encoding outer envelope pore protein 16-4, chloroplastic, translating into MEEELLAGVPCSSRAVESVIRVSTAGGLYGFCAGPYNARKLGLSGVSQASYVAKSIGRIGFQCGIVSGIFTMTNCGLQRYRGKSDWLNALMGGAVAGAAVAIRTRNWSHVVTTAGLVSIFSVLANSTRTDDLLKQQQQRQH; encoded by the exons atggaggaggagTTGCTCGCCGGCGTGCCTTGCTCTTCCCGCGCCGTCGAGTCAGTTATCCGCGTTTCCACG GCAGGTGGATTATATGGGTTTTGCGCCGGACCTTATAACGCTCGTAAACTTG GTTTAAGCGGCGTTTCTCAGGCTTCCTATGTG gcCAAATCGATTGGCAGAATCGGGTTTCAATGCG GTATAGTGAGTGGTATCTTTACTATGACCAACTGTGGGCTTCAAAGATATCGAGGGAAGAGTGATTGG TTGAATGCTTTGATGGGAGGAGCTGTGGCTGGAGCAGCTGTTGCTATTCGGACTAGAAACTGGTCTCACGTTGTTACCACCGCTGGTCTCGTCTCTATTTTCAGTGTTTTGGCTAATTCCACCAGAACTGATGATCTactcaaacaacaacaacaacgacaaCACTAA
- the LOC130511786 gene encoding uncharacterized protein LOC130511786, with protein sequence MSSLLYCRRLLLTSSSSASIHSSSISSFLLNSSRRRRRTFLCSSLSDTKTEDARRKRPPLKSFTVHYLVNSCGLSLESAKSRSRFVKLSSSKRPDSVLALLKNHGFTFEQITRVVKSFPSILIVNPDQVLSPKLLFFRSIGLSSVDTAKLISNCPTTLSLSLHNRLIPCYDSLKSILVEKESILKCLRRGYWIFTLDTVKYLAARLSLCRDAGVEDQSIRRLVQNGPLVFFCSERKFNEVLTRVRSFGFDPKKMYFVHAMLVFFHVSESTVEHKFELYRQFGWSRDEFVAAFMRFPNCVKISDEKIKGTMEYLVNSAGLKASAVAMHPFVLGLSLEKRIKPRNMVISELLSKGFVKKEELNYFQILKVKESVFVDKFVLKFQQLSSLQPSL encoded by the coding sequence ATGTCAAGTTTGTTATATTGCCGACGCCTTCTCttgacatcttcttcttctgcttcgaTTCACTCATCTTCCATTTCCTCGTTTCTGCTTAAtagtagtagaagaagaagaagaacatttTTGTGTTCTTCACTCTCCGACACGAAAACAGAGGATGCCAGAAGAAAGAGACCGCCTTTGAAATCCTTTACCGTACACTATCTCGTGAACTCATGTGGGTTGTCCTTGGAATCCGCTAAATCTCGTTCTAGATTCGTAAAGCTTTCATCTTCCAAGAGACCAGACTCCGTCCTCGCTCTCCTCAAGAACCATGGCTTCACCTTCGAACAGATCACCAGAGTCGTCAAATCATTCCCCAGCATCCTCATAGTCAACCCCGACCAAGTTCTCTCTCCAAAGCTCTTGTTTTTCCGTTCAATCGGGCTATCCAGCGTTGATACAGCCAAACTCATCTCAAACTGTCCCACCACGCTCTCCCTTAGCTTGCACAACAGGCTCATCCCTTGCTACGATTCCCTCAAGAGCATACTTGTGGAGAAGGAGAGTATCCTCAAGTGTTTGAGACGCGGGTACTGGATCTTCACGTTGGACACTGTCAAGTACTTGGCTGCAAGGCTCTCTCTTTGTAGAGATGCTGGGGTTGAAGACCAGAGCATCAGAAGACTGGTCCAAAATGGTCCTCTCGTGTTCTTCTGCTCTGAGAGGAAGTTCAACGAGGTCTTAACCAGAGTACGCAGCTTTGGTTTCGATCCCAAGAAGATGTATTTTGTTCATGCTATGTTGGTTTTCTTTCATGTTAGTGAGTCCACTGTGGAGCACAAGTTTGAGCTGTACCGACAGTTTGGTTGGTCAAGAGACGAGTTCGTGGCAGCGTTCATGAGATTTCCAAACTGTGTGAAGATATCGGATGAGAAGATAAAGGGAACCATGGAGTACCTTGTAAACAGTGCTGGTCTCAAGGCCAGCGCCGTTGCTATGCACCCTTTTGTTTTGGGTCTGAGTCTGGAGAAGAGAATCAAACCAAGGAACATGGTCATCTCTGAGCTTCTCTCTAAAGGGTTTGTCAAGAAAGAAGAGTTGAACTACTTCCAGATCCTCAAGGTTAAAGAAAGTGTTTTTGTGGATAAGTTTGTTCTCAAGTTTCAGCAGCTTTCTTCTCTCCAGCCATCCCTAtag